A segment of the Hippopotamus amphibius kiboko isolate mHipAmp2 chromosome 8, mHipAmp2.hap2, whole genome shotgun sequence genome:
GTGTAattgagggagaaggaaagggaaactgTGTGTGTTACAGTAGGGTGgaagcaggggcaggggtgggaataaggaaaaggcagagggaaaataGGACAAATGGCTCCTtaagaagaattaaaacatttgaaaCTGAAATATAGTCAAGCCAATAAAGAGCTTGTTGGTAGAAGTGGGAGCTCAATCAAGGCTGGATGACATGAATTTATAAACTGATCAAATTTATATTGAGTACCTATGATATGCTAGATACTaagaatacaaagataaataagaaaaagaatctttgcattcAGGAAGATGGACTAATAATACTAAGTAATAAgtatacaggaagaaaaaaataaaaagaccttaGATTTACAGCTTAGAAGGGATCTTACAAatctactttttccttttatagatgagaaaagaaaCCTAGAGGTTTTAAATAGTTGGCTTAAAGACTTACAGCTTTTTAGCACAAAGGACAAGATCAACGCCATTTTCATATCATCACACTTTGTGTTGTAGAACCAATGATAATTTAGTGACTTTGtaaaagaaaaggcagataaTGAGGttagttcagtttttaaattctgCGAAGTGCTGAAAAGAGCTCACTTTCTTCTTCTGGATTTATAGTTATCCTACGGAACACCTGACAACAGTAAGATATGGAAGCAGAATAATAGGGTAAGGTATAAAAAATACCAGTGAAAACTTAAATGTTATTGACCAACAAGCTGGTTGAGAAGGTAAAGTGAGCCTTGATGGGAGTGAATAGAAtgtgaaaaaagagaaggaaggatggactAAAGGTCAAGATAACTGCAAGGAATTCTACAGTAATAAAGAGCAGCAAGACAAgtagggaggacttccctggtggtgcagtggttaagaatttgcctccaatgcaggggacatgggttcgatcatggtctgggaagatcccacatgccatggagcaactaaggccgtgctcCACCAGCATTGTCTGTGTGCTatagcccgtaagccacaactactgaacccacatgctatcaccactgaagcctgcgcacctagagcccgtgctccacaacaagagaagccaccgcaatgagacgcctgtgcaccgcaacaaagagtagctcctgctggccacaactagagaaagcccacatgcagcaacaaagacccaatgcagcccccttccccccaaaaaaagacaagaaagggaatCAGAGTTCATGATTTTAGATATGGGATAGTTTTAAGTGGACTTACAGATGGCTTCAACTCCAAATAATAACTGGAGTTGAAGAgttcaagaaatataaaattgagTGTTAGAAGACTCATCAATGGGATGAGGTCATGGAAGATGACAGCAATGGAACAGTGGACAGAAGACTAGACCAAGGGGCTGAAACCATTAAGGAAGACAGACATATGTCCTGGAGCTTGATAGATGAATTGGATGGAGAATAGAGTGGTATAAGCAGCttaaacagactttaaaaaaggaagtgcTTGGGGGATGGAGGGGGGAGAATAGTGTAATGATTACCTGGGAGTAACAGGGTAGAAGAAGGGCCAGCcaagtttttctgtaaagggcaagatagtaaatattttctgtaaagggcaagATAGTAAAGGTCTTATAGACTCTATATGGTTTCTGTCAAAACTACTCAACTCTCCAGCAGCagaacaaaagcagccatagatcaTACATTAACGAatgggtatggctgtgttccaataaaattttatttacaaaaacagaaggcAGGCCAGATGTGGCCCTTGAGCtttagtttgctgacccctagtGTAGAACAGAAAGTATACAGAATCCTCTTTCTGGTGGTGTACCTGAGGAAAAGTATTGAtagaataggaaaataaaatagatatagaAAAGCAGTGGCCTCCATCAGAAAGGGTTTGAGGAATATATTCTTGTCAAGGTCTCTTTGCTACCATAAAAAGGCTATGCAGATGATAGGAGTACTTTTAGATTCATTAAAGTGAATTCTTTTATGATACCTCAAGGATCCTAGAGGTGTCTAAAGATCAATTAATTtggacttattttaaaatatctgctgTTTCAAAGGGAAAAGATTAGGGCTAAACCTAGTGTTGTTTTCCTAATACGCTAAGCTACTTCACTAATAAGCAAGATCATATTTAAATACCTACTTCATGGTATTTAAAGTATATCAAAATTAGCATGGggtacttttttttcatttttattagaggaaacttcaattttgaaaataaatttcatgatCCACATGCTCTCAAATTTTtaagtagcattaaaaaaaaacaaacaatgaacaCTTAGTTTTCCCTAAGAAGTCAGAAAGGAAAGGTTAAAAGACATTCGTAAATGTCAAAAGATAAAACTGTATGTTAAATGAAACTGTGTAACCTCAAAAATTGTAAAACAGGTATCTACTCAGAATTAAAATATTGCATGGATGTATTCTTAAGACTCTTTAGCTCAACTATATTGGATATTAAGATAAAAGCAGCTTCTCTTCTGAATTTCTTTCCTTAACCTGGGATagatcaacaaataaaaatagataatgagAAATGGAGAATAAATGAAGACAATCTCTACTATTTCATGGATATACTATGATTTTAGGGAACCTTTAATTATAAAACTGAAACCACTAACCTATCTCTTTAAAAATAGCAAGTTTGCTTAACTTAGGTTATATCTATAAAACCTCCCATTGATTAAGTGCTTTGATAGATTCTGCATTGTGGGTACCAGGAATTACAATACACTAATAGTATAAAGTCAGtaagataaacttaaaaaggACCTAATCTAAGAGTCAAAGGTCATAAAGGAACTCAATTTAtctttgtttcctcttccttAGGCATTGCCATTCCAGTCCCTATTAAAGGGATAGAAATGGATGTGGGTAACGCAAACAACATCACTTGCGGGCTGACAAAGGATCGTTTTGGCAATTTCATGCTCTTTGGCTCACTGGCTTCCTTCTTTACACCTCTGGCGATCATGATTGTCACCTACCTTCTCACTATCCATGCTTTACAGAAGAAAGCTTACTTGGTCAAAAACAAGCCACCTCAACGCCTAAGGTGGTTGACTGTGTCCACAGTTTTCCAAAGGGATGAAACACCGTACTCATCACCAGAAAAAGTGGCCATGCTGGATGGTTCTCACAAGGACAAAACTCAGCCCAGTGTAAGTGATGACATACTTATGCGAAAAATGTCCACAGTAGGAAAAAAGTCAGCGCAGACCATTTCCAATGAACAGAGAGCCTCAAAGGTTCTAGGGattgtgtttttcctctttttgcttaTGTGGTGCcctttttttattacaaatataaCTTTAGTTTTATGTGATTCCTGCAACCAGACTACTCTCAAAATGCTCCTGGAGATATTTGTGTGGATAGGCTATGTTTCCTCAGGGGTGAATCCTCTGGTCTACACCCTCTTCAACAAGACATTTCGGGATGCATTTGGCCGGTACATCACCTGCAATTACCGGGCCACAAAATCAGTAAAAACTCTTGGAAAATGCTCCAGTAATTTCTACTTCCGGAATCCACTGGCAGAGAACTCTAAGTTTTTCATGAAACACGGAATGCGAAATGGTATTAATCCTGCCATGTACCAGAGCCCAGTGAGGCTCCAAAATTCAACCATTCAGTCTTCATCAATCATTTTACTAGATACACTTCTCACCGAAAATGAAGGTGACAAAACTTAAGAGCAAATAAGTTATGTATAGCAGTAATGGCACAGTTTTTACATAACTAATATAATGATGAGTAAGATGATGGAGAAGATAAAAATATACCAAgaattatataaagaactttacATCATGTATCAAAAACCATCTCTTTAAATTAAGAATTATGTAAGATTATCCAGTTTTCTTTACTTGGGCAAAATTattctatgaaaaaaatcatttttgtatAGTTGCAAATTAGAACAATCCAGCATCCCGGTTAAATGTTAAGAtagtcaaatgaaataaaattaaataaatcaattcTGGCTTATAAAAAACAATGTCACCACAAGAGTTTATTTAGTTCCTAATTGTATGCAAAGCTAtgctaagaataaaataaacaaaacaaacaagcattaACCTTGTCTTCAAGGCCTTAAAAGCATAAGGCATAACACAGAACAACAGTGATAGGAACAGAAGACTAAAAATAAGTGCATAAAATAATGATCACATCTGAACGTAAGCTGAGACAGCCATTTACAGTCTGGCTTAGTTAAATGTAGTCACAATTTTGCACTGATCAGGAAACTATCTTGATGGAAGTGGTAGAGAGGAAAGTAGCTGGATATCACACAAAGTAACAGGATCCTAGAGCTAGAGCTGTTTGTTAAATGGCTCACACCAAGCATCTACTCGGCCGAG
Coding sequences within it:
- the HTR2B gene encoding 5-hydroxytryptamine receptor 2B is translated as MLTTVRNRIKSKKNSEWLSLRIFEQRPIPEHILQSSFDHLISSNWSGLQTESIPEEMKQIGEEQGNKPRWAALLILMVIIPTIGGNILVILAVSLEKKLQYATNYFLMSLAVADLLVGLFVMPIALLTIMFEAMWPLPLALCPAWLFLDVLFSTASIMHLCAISVDRYIAIKKPIQANQYNSRATAFIKITVVWLISIGIAIPVPIKGIEMDVGNANNITCGLTKDRFGNFMLFGSLASFFTPLAIMIVTYLLTIHALQKKAYLVKNKPPQRLRWLTVSTVFQRDETPYSSPEKVAMLDGSHKDKTQPSVSDDILMRKMSTVGKKSAQTISNEQRASKVLGIVFFLFLLMWCPFFITNITLVLCDSCNQTTLKMLLEIFVWIGYVSSGVNPLVYTLFNKTFRDAFGRYITCNYRATKSVKTLGKCSSNFYFRNPLAENSKFFMKHGMRNGINPAMYQSPVRLQNSTIQSSSIILLDTLLTENEGDKT